A portion of the Paenibacillus marchantiae genome contains these proteins:
- a CDS encoding helix-turn-helix domain-containing protein, with translation MPNQPEQHSIQAWSLINRKYLGKGVRVKRFRKPTRCQIRNRVLLAVLMANDIKLSQLAEDLSISSRSVSAWVYEGRIPGSTNLDKACQLLGYPRHILFNEEVVRKSPVICQPEPSRFMKRTVTRSPVSNRILTGLCMVHDLSVTDVSHWIGVHPGTFRKWLHQGTLPSAAFQEQAEQFFRIPKTILFADVILKDRHNN, from the coding sequence ATGCCTAATCAACCAGAACAACATTCCATCCAGGCGTGGTCTCTGATCAACCGTAAATATTTGGGAAAAGGCGTCCGTGTTAAACGATTCCGAAAACCGACACGCTGTCAAATCCGCAACCGTGTTCTTCTTGCCGTGCTGATGGCCAATGATATCAAGTTGTCTCAGCTCGCCGAAGATCTATCCATCTCTTCACGCAGCGTCAGCGCGTGGGTGTATGAAGGACGGATACCCGGCAGTACCAATTTGGACAAGGCATGCCAATTGCTCGGCTACCCGCGCCACATTCTTTTTAATGAAGAGGTGGTACGCAAAAGCCCTGTCATTTGTCAGCCCGAGCCTTCCCGCTTCATGAAGCGTACGGTGACCCGTTCTCCGGTTAGCAACCGTATTCTAACAGGCTTGTGTATGGTCCATGATTTGTCGGTGACAGATGTCAGCCACTGGATCGGGGTTCACCCCGGCACTTTCCGCAAATGGCTGCATCAGGGAACGCTGCCTTCTGCTGCGTTTCAGGAACAAGCGGAACAATTTTTCCGCATCCCGAAAACTATTTTGTTCGCAGATGTCATCTTGAAAGATCGCCACAATAACTAA
- a CDS encoding YtxH domain-containing protein — translation MKDSNKSLLWGALIGSVVGSVTALLLAPKSGRELRQDISEGARQVSEKGQELASKVGEQSAQIVSKVKETADAVIQDIQSWRNCAEGKEVRVSAVITDSDSSIDADAANESGIEVIAKLPADDSKDNI, via the coding sequence GTGAAGGATTCTAACAAAAGTTTGTTGTGGGGAGCATTAATCGGCTCGGTTGTAGGTTCAGTGACAGCTTTGCTGCTGGCGCCAAAATCCGGACGCGAACTTCGTCAAGATATTTCGGAAGGTGCACGTCAGGTGAGTGAGAAGGGTCAGGAACTGGCTAGCAAGGTAGGAGAACAAAGCGCACAGATCGTATCCAAAGTAAAAGAGACGGCAGATGCCGTTATCCAGGATATCCAATCGTGGCGCAATTGCGCTGAAGGTAAAGAAGTGCGCGTATCCGCCGTCATTACTGATTCCGATTCTTCCATCGATGCAGATGCAGCAAATGAGTCTGGCATTGAAGTCATTGCGAAGCTTCCTGCCGACGACTCCAAAGATAACATCTAA
- a CDS encoding DUF4261 domain-containing protein, which translates to MTNERKEAREVNNETNDIPSGFHPVYMIELLFQERPVIDQGRLHDALSRHTGQVRLDVKRGNEEHNPEMLVFYHLDYKVSFQEGNIPAQTCMLPITEIVDRARFGGALQQAWHWPEAGQAMETIQYSIRLHDMFTAAMPRKQRLELFQKTIQAVMEVLPCEALYWYGSDKLVEPEAYVLSQEREEHLYAAMNVRMYQAGGTEEQRQLVMDTVGLSALGVPDVQCHFIGLDPDTVAQTLLGAAYYIFDQGDVLQDGQTLGSSGGRRWRCEHQAALIAPGRYVIDLDPGDEHAAAPLEPARQT; encoded by the coding sequence ATGACGAACGAACGGAAAGAAGCTCGAGAAGTAAATAATGAAACGAATGACATACCTTCCGGGTTTCATCCGGTATATATGATTGAGCTGTTATTTCAGGAACGTCCCGTTATAGATCAGGGGCGTTTGCATGATGCACTGAGCCGTCATACCGGACAAGTCCGGCTTGACGTGAAGCGGGGTAATGAGGAGCATAATCCTGAGATGCTGGTTTTCTACCACCTGGATTATAAGGTTTCTTTTCAGGAAGGTAATATTCCAGCACAGACTTGCATGCTCCCCATTACTGAAATTGTAGATCGTGCCCGCTTTGGAGGGGCTTTACAGCAAGCCTGGCATTGGCCAGAAGCAGGACAAGCTATGGAAACGATCCAATATTCTATCCGACTTCATGATATGTTCACTGCTGCCATGCCGCGCAAACAACGACTTGAATTGTTCCAAAAGACGATTCAGGCTGTCATGGAAGTGTTGCCTTGTGAGGCGTTATACTGGTACGGAAGTGACAAATTAGTTGAACCAGAAGCCTATGTGCTGTCACAGGAGCGTGAGGAGCATCTCTACGCTGCGATGAATGTGCGCATGTATCAGGCTGGGGGCACGGAGGAACAGCGTCAGCTGGTTATGGACACGGTAGGTTTGTCAGCACTTGGTGTGCCTGATGTACAGTGTCATTTTATTGGACTCGATCCGGATACGGTAGCCCAGACATTACTGGGTGCCGCCTATTACATATTTGATCAGGGAGATGTTCTACAGGATGGACAGACGCTGGGATCTTCCGGCGGACGACGCTGGCGTTGTGAGCATCAGGCGGCGTTGATTGCACCAGGACGATATGTAATTGACCTGGACCCGGGTGATGAACATGCTGCTGCTCCGCTTGAGCCGGCGCGGCAGACCTGA
- the racE gene encoding glutamate racemase — translation MQQAIAILDSGVGGLTVAKEVMRQLPREKIIYFGDTARTPYGPRSSEQVKQFTEQIVDFLIQFDPKVIVIACNTATAAALDYIRAKVNVPVIGVIHPGARAAITATRTGRIGVIGTVGTIGSGAYTSALKQLSPYIDVVSQACPALVPLVEQGEFRSKQTTSTVEQSLGQIKQQPIDCLILGCTHYPFLMDTIQEVMGQEVKLISSADETAREISTILYDKRKLASGDETPVHQFFCTGDPRMFQNITRQWLGEQISKTPVVWQVTQLP, via the coding sequence GTGCAGCAAGCAATCGCTATATTAGACTCCGGTGTAGGGGGATTGACGGTCGCCAAGGAAGTGATGCGTCAGCTCCCACGGGAAAAGATCATATATTTTGGAGATACTGCCCGGACACCGTACGGACCCCGTTCGTCCGAACAAGTTAAACAATTCACGGAACAAATCGTTGATTTCTTGATCCAGTTCGATCCGAAGGTTATCGTTATCGCCTGTAATACGGCTACGGCAGCAGCGCTCGACTATATTCGAGCCAAGGTGAATGTGCCTGTCATTGGTGTCATTCATCCTGGAGCACGAGCAGCCATCACAGCGACACGCACAGGACGCATCGGTGTCATTGGCACCGTGGGGACCATTGGAAGTGGTGCATATACGTCTGCACTCAAACAGTTGTCTCCCTATATTGATGTGGTCAGTCAGGCTTGTCCGGCACTTGTGCCACTGGTGGAGCAAGGCGAATTCCGTTCCAAGCAAACGACAAGTACGGTGGAGCAATCTCTAGGCCAGATTAAACAACAGCCGATTGATTGTCTTATTCTGGGTTGTACGCACTATCCTTTTCTCATGGATACCATTCAGGAGGTTATGGGGCAGGAAGTGAAGCTGATTAGTTCGGCAGATGAAACGGCAAGGGAAATCAGTACGATTTTGTATGATAAACGAAAGCTGGCCAGTGGGGATGAGACGCCGGTCCATCAGTTTTTTTGCACAGGGGACCCCCGCATGTTCCAGAATATTACCCGCCAATGGCTCGGAGAGCAGATCTCCAAAACGCCAGTTGTGTGGCAGGTTACCCAATTACCATAA
- a CDS encoding Dabb family protein, giving the protein MIKHIVLFKMKDLSPESIEAAANVLRNLQGKIDVLISLEVGIDVLRSDRSFDISLTAEFASLEDLQAYQVHPLHQEVIKYMNEVREQSIAVDYEI; this is encoded by the coding sequence ATGATTAAACATATTGTTCTGTTTAAAATGAAAGATCTTTCTCCTGAAAGTATCGAAGCGGCTGCGAATGTTCTTCGCAATCTGCAAGGGAAAATTGATGTTCTGATCTCGCTTGAAGTGGGTATTGACGTGCTTCGTTCGGACAGATCTTTTGACATCTCACTTACGGCAGAATTTGCATCACTGGAAGATCTTCAGGCATATCAGGTGCATCCGCTGCATCAGGAAGTCATCAAGTATATGAACGAGGTCAGAGAGCAGTCGATTGCAGTGGACTACGAAATCTAA
- a CDS encoding sn-glycerol-1-phosphate dehydrogenase — MNMNKRIAVWNEEAQNCTCGHDHRLVQMQVYLEHGAIQRLPGYLSEQGYRHVTVVYDRFTGPAAGHEVVKNIREAGVHVDEICIPENKAGDVIADEGGIVQVLLGVKQESQAIIAAGSGTIHDLVRFVCSKMNKPFLSVPTAASVDGFTSAGAPLIVSGVKQTFQAVPPKAIFADIDILEQAPQEMNAAGFGDMLGKYTSLADWVVSRDLGGEPFCPVAYRMTEEALTSCVEHVQGIAEGRADGVSVLIDALIASGISMLIIDHSRPASGGEHHLSHRWEMDLMESGHKPVLHGAKVGVACALLTIKYKDLAQKSDEPVFQVYNNLPDASQLIAWLEQVGGPTTTEQLGVSMEMVEHAFNTAHLLRDRYTGLKYINEILNVDSK, encoded by the coding sequence TCTGGAGCATGGAGCTATTCAGCGGTTACCTGGCTATTTGTCCGAGCAAGGGTACAGACATGTAACAGTGGTATATGATCGATTTACAGGTCCGGCAGCGGGACACGAGGTGGTAAAGAACATCCGAGAAGCGGGCGTTCATGTGGATGAGATATGCATACCAGAGAACAAAGCAGGCGACGTGATCGCCGATGAGGGTGGGATTGTGCAGGTACTGCTCGGTGTGAAACAAGAAAGTCAGGCGATCATTGCTGCTGGTTCAGGGACCATTCATGATCTGGTGCGATTTGTTTGCTCCAAAATGAACAAGCCCTTTCTGTCAGTGCCTACAGCAGCTTCGGTTGACGGATTTACCTCAGCGGGTGCACCTCTTATTGTAAGCGGCGTCAAACAGACTTTCCAGGCGGTACCGCCTAAAGCTATTTTTGCGGACATCGATATTTTGGAGCAAGCCCCCCAAGAGATGAATGCAGCCGGATTCGGAGATATGCTTGGTAAATATACATCACTGGCGGACTGGGTGGTTTCCAGGGATCTGGGTGGAGAACCGTTCTGCCCCGTAGCTTATCGCATGACAGAAGAAGCACTAACTTCCTGTGTGGAGCATGTACAAGGGATCGCTGAAGGACGGGCCGATGGTGTGAGTGTATTGATCGATGCGCTGATTGCTTCCGGCATTTCCATGCTAATCATTGATCATTCTCGTCCGGCATCCGGTGGAGAACATCATCTGTCTCATCGGTGGGAGATGGATCTGATGGAGTCAGGGCACAAGCCTGTTTTGCATGGTGCCAAGGTGGGAGTGGCCTGTGCACTGCTTACCATAAAATACAAAGATCTTGCACAAAAATCCGACGAGCCGGTATTCCAGGTATACAATAATCTGCCGGATGCATCTCAGCTTATAGCTTGGCTTGAGCAAGTTGGGGGACCTACAACGACTGAACAACTAGGTGTATCCATGGAGATGGTGGAACATGCTTTCAACACAGCTCATTTGCTTCGTGATCGTTATACGGGACTGAAATATATCAACGAGATTCTAAACGTGGATTCGAAATAA
- a CDS encoding DUF86 domain-containing protein produces the protein MYYVNREQIARRLAAVPEVAEGLRRASQAWDGSLMLGLVQERCLHLAIEIVTDVGSYLIDGFIMRDASSYDDIIEINHEEKVFDHATYEVLSRLVSLRKPLVQDYYSWERSELHPLSSDLPGVLEHFSHQVNTYVEKELGPFQTAQAEGQSKE, from the coding sequence TTGTATTACGTAAACAGAGAACAGATTGCCCGCCGGCTTGCTGCCGTACCGGAGGTGGCTGAAGGTCTTCGTCGCGCGTCACAAGCTTGGGATGGCAGTCTCATGCTGGGTCTGGTACAGGAACGCTGTCTTCATCTGGCGATTGAAATCGTTACGGATGTTGGGAGTTATCTCATTGATGGCTTCATCATGCGTGATGCGAGCAGTTATGACGATATTATTGAAATTAACCACGAAGAGAAAGTTTTTGATCATGCAACCTATGAGGTGCTTAGTCGCCTCGTATCGTTGCGCAAGCCGCTCGTTCAGGACTATTACAGCTGGGAGCGGTCTGAACTGCATCCGCTGAGCAGTGACTTGCCGGGCGTGCTTGAACATTTTTCCCATCAGGTCAATACCTATGTGGAAAAAGAACTCGGACCTTTCCAGACTGCACAGGCCGAGGGACAGAGCAAGGAATGA